AAAGGAAGCCCAACATATCCAAGACCAATTACACAAATTTTACTCATTTTATTTTATTTCCTTTCTTATCATATCCAAAAAATTCCAAATACCAATCTACAAACTTATTTATACCATCTTGTATAGCTGTAGCTGGTTTATAACCCAAATTTTGAACTAAATCACTGACATCAGCATAAGTTGCTGGAACATCTCCTGCTTGTATTGGCATCATATTTTTTTCTATAATTTTACCTAATTTATTTTCAATAGCATTTATAAAATCCATAAGTTTAACAGGATTATTATTTCCTATATTATAGATTTTGTATGGAGCCGATGAAGTCGAAGTCTCTCCTGTTTTTCCATTCCAATTTTTGTCAGATTTTGCAGGATTATCTATAACTCTTATTACACCTTCAACAATATCATCTATATAAGTAAAATCTCTTAGCATTTCACCATTATTAAACACATCTATTTTATTTCCTTCTAATGCCGCTTTTGTAAATAAAAATAGTGCCATATCAGGTCTTCCCCATGGTCCATAAACAGTAAAAAATCTCAAACCCGTTGTAGATATCCCAAAAAGATGGCTATAAGTGTGAGCCATAAGTTCATTTGATTTTTTACTAGCTGCGTAAAGACTAATAGGATGATCTACATTGTGATTTGTTGAAAAAGGAAGTTCTTCATTTAGTCCATAAACAGATGAACTACTTGCATAAGATAAATTTTTTACATTATTATGTCGACAGGCTTCTAAAATATTCATAAATCCTATAATATTACTATCCATATATGCATCAGGATTTGTTAAACTATATCTTACTCCTGCTTGAGCTGCTAAGTTACAAACCGCATCGAACTTTTCTGTTTCAAAAAGTTTCATCATAGAATTTTTATCTTCAAGATTTATTTTGATAAATTTATAATTAGGATTTG
The DNA window shown above is from Arcobacter lacus and carries:
- a CDS encoding NAD-dependent epimerase, which translates into the protein MKILVTGTAGFIGSHLAIKLLERGDEVVGLDNINDYYDQNVKYGRLQRGGIINNIEDGKNIPYGKLITSITNPNYKFIKINLEDKNSMMKLFETEKFDAVCNLAAQAGVRYSLTNPDAYMDSNIIGFMNILEACRHNNVKNLSYASSSSVYGLNEELPFSTNHNVDHPISLYAASKKSNELMAHTYSHLFGISTTGLRFFTVYGPWGRPDMALFLFTKAALEGNKIDVFNNGEMLRDFTYIDDIVEGVIRVIDNPAKSDKNWNGKTGETSTSSAPYKIYNIGNNNPVKLMDFINAIENKLGKIIEKNMMPIQAGDVPATYADVSDLVQNLGYKPATAIQDGINKFVDWYLEFFGYDKKGNKIK